A window of the Streptomyces luomodiensis genome harbors these coding sequences:
- a CDS encoding LysR family transcriptional regulator, with product MELRTLRYFVAVAEELHFGRAAARLHMSQPPLSRAIKQLETDVGAVLFHRSAAGVSLTPVGATLLEEARTLLDQADQVRVRVAAAAGAATITVGILGDSTDPGATRLAAAYRRQHPGVEVRVRDTDLTDPTCGLRAGLVDVALTRGPFDETGLTVRELRADPVGAVLRADDPLAGRDRLKLADMAGRRWFRFPAGTDPIWQSYWSGGEPREGPVVRAVQECLQAVLWNGTVGMAPLALGHEPPEELTVVPLIDMAPSRVVAAWKAGDTNPLIRSFVRIATAAYRGDPSERP from the coding sequence ATGGAGCTACGCACGCTGCGCTATTTCGTGGCCGTCGCCGAGGAACTCCACTTCGGCCGGGCCGCCGCCCGGCTGCACATGAGCCAGCCGCCGCTGAGCCGGGCGATCAAGCAGCTGGAGACGGACGTCGGCGCCGTGCTGTTCCACCGCTCTGCCGCCGGAGTCAGCCTCACCCCGGTCGGGGCGACGCTGCTCGAGGAGGCGCGCACCCTGCTCGACCAGGCCGACCAGGTGCGCGTACGCGTGGCCGCGGCGGCCGGCGCCGCGACCATCACCGTCGGCATCCTGGGCGACAGCACCGACCCGGGCGCGACACGGCTGGCCGCCGCCTACCGCCGGCAGCACCCGGGCGTCGAGGTCCGGGTCCGCGACACCGACCTGACCGATCCGACCTGCGGACTGCGCGCCGGACTGGTCGACGTCGCCCTGACCCGCGGGCCGTTCGACGAAACCGGCCTGACGGTGCGCGAGCTGCGCGCCGACCCGGTGGGCGCGGTGCTGCGCGCGGACGACCCGCTGGCCGGACGCGACCGCCTGAAGCTGGCCGATATGGCCGGCCGGCGCTGGTTCCGGTTCCCGGCGGGCACCGACCCGATCTGGCAGTCGTACTGGAGCGGCGGCGAGCCGCGCGAGGGCCCGGTGGTGCGCGCCGTCCAGGAGTGCCTCCAGGCCGTGCTCTGGAACGGCACGGTCGGGATGGCCCCGCTCGCCCTCGGACACGAGCCGCCCGAGGAGCTGACCGTGGTACCGCTGATCGACATGGCCCCGAGCCGCGTGGTGGCCGCGTGGAAAGCGGGGGACACGAACCCGCTGATCCGGTCGTTCGTCCGGATCGCGACGGCCGCCTACCGCGGAGATCCGTCAGAACGGCCCTGA
- a CDS encoding alpha/beta hydrolase: MPDYTDHYGPEGLLTRGTVIVVPGRGETRATYARLGKRLAADAYRVRVIDAPVVEDGGDGGTAGPLTAFADRLAEAVVGTAGDGTAGADGIVHPVVLIGADSGAAAAAALLGRAELPAAGRPDALVLAGLPGRATGAVDTWDAELDVRTSCPTHRTTLTQDSQVRRGSLSVPIPDAVLTAAHDGDIDVPVLFLIGDADPLADHEALTRTATSLDRARLSVVRGAHHDVLNDLQHRSVAAEIITFLETLRDELRPVLRVETSSW; this comes from the coding sequence ATGCCCGACTACACCGACCATTACGGCCCCGAAGGGCTGCTGACGCGCGGCACCGTCATCGTGGTGCCCGGCCGAGGCGAGACGCGGGCGACCTACGCCCGGCTCGGCAAGCGACTCGCCGCCGACGCCTACCGCGTCCGGGTGATCGACGCCCCCGTCGTCGAGGACGGAGGGGACGGCGGTACGGCCGGTCCCCTGACCGCGTTCGCGGACCGCCTGGCCGAGGCCGTGGTGGGAACGGCGGGTGACGGGACAGCGGGTGCCGACGGCATCGTCCACCCGGTCGTCCTGATCGGAGCCGACTCGGGGGCCGCCGCGGCCGCCGCACTGCTGGGCCGGGCGGAACTCCCCGCGGCCGGCCGCCCCGACGCCCTCGTCCTGGCGGGTCTTCCGGGCCGGGCCACCGGGGCCGTCGACACCTGGGACGCGGAGCTCGATGTGCGCACCTCCTGCCCCACCCATCGCACCACGCTCACCCAGGACTCCCAGGTGCGGCGGGGTTCGCTCAGCGTCCCGATACCGGATGCCGTGCTCACGGCCGCCCACGACGGCGACATCGACGTACCCGTCCTGTTCCTCATCGGCGACGCCGATCCGCTCGCCGACCACGAGGCGCTCACGCGCACCGCGACGTCACTGGACCGGGCCCGGCTGTCGGTGGTGCGCGGCGCCCATCACGACGTCCTCAACGACCTCCAGCACCGCTCGGTGGCGGCCGAGATCATCACGTTCCTGGAGACACTGCGCGATGAACTGCGGCCCGTGCTCAGGGTGGAGACGAGTTCGTGGTGA
- the ssuE gene encoding NADPH-dependent FMN reductase, with translation MAAVLSVSGSPSATSRTARLLRHLDERLRLQGHEVTVLDVRTLPAEALLTADVQHPAIADAAARFEQADGIVIGTPVYKAAYSGLLKALLDLLPQYALTGKTVLPLATGGSTAHVLAIDYALRPVLSSMGAGHIVPGWFTLDKDITVADDGTTAVAPAAAEALAQVTDQFSAVVSGRTTLLAPAG, from the coding sequence ATGGCCGCCGTCCTGTCCGTCTCCGGAAGTCCCTCCGCCACCTCCCGCACCGCGCGCCTGCTGCGCCATCTCGACGAGCGCCTCCGGCTCCAGGGCCACGAGGTGACCGTGCTCGACGTGCGCACCCTGCCCGCCGAGGCACTGCTCACCGCCGACGTCCAGCACCCGGCCATCGCCGACGCCGCGGCCCGGTTCGAGCAGGCGGACGGCATAGTGATCGGCACCCCCGTGTACAAGGCCGCCTACTCGGGTCTGCTCAAAGCACTGCTCGACCTGCTCCCGCAGTACGCCCTGACCGGCAAGACCGTCCTGCCGCTGGCCACCGGCGGGAGCACGGCCCATGTGCTGGCCATCGACTACGCGCTGCGCCCGGTGCTGAGTTCGATGGGCGCGGGGCACATCGTGCCGGGATGGTTCACCCTCGACAAGGACATCACCGTCGCCGACGACGGCACCACGGCCGTCGCACCGGCCGCCGCCGAGGCCCTGGCACAGGTCACGGACCAGTTCTCCGCCGTGGTCAGCGGCCGAACGACCCTGCTGGCCCCCGCCGGCTGA
- a CDS encoding TetR/AcrR family transcriptional regulator yields the protein MTTPPVGRRERKKAATRQAIADAALRLFLERGYDQVSIRDIADAADVSTTTVFKHFTGKEALVFDQDEDREAALIAAVRQRAAGQSIPDALRQHVLDSWLPIAAHPQMAEFTHLVETTPALRAYAERMWTRHTDALGAAIADEIGVDHDDLACGVLARFVLEIPALARGRQDRRAAVEAIFDILAHGWEPPGEPPAPRTGRGGAQGRSDGSPR from the coding sequence ATGACCACGCCCCCCGTCGGCCGCCGGGAACGCAAGAAGGCCGCCACCCGGCAAGCGATCGCCGACGCCGCACTCCGGCTCTTCCTGGAACGCGGCTACGACCAGGTGAGCATCCGTGACATCGCCGACGCGGCCGATGTGTCGACCACGACGGTGTTCAAGCACTTCACCGGCAAGGAAGCGCTGGTATTCGACCAGGACGAGGACCGGGAGGCAGCACTGATCGCCGCGGTGCGGCAGCGAGCCGCCGGCCAGAGCATCCCCGACGCCCTCCGGCAGCACGTCCTCGACAGCTGGCTGCCGATCGCGGCACATCCCCAGATGGCCGAGTTCACCCACCTCGTGGAGACCACACCGGCGCTGCGCGCGTACGCCGAACGCATGTGGACCCGGCACACCGACGCGCTCGGCGCGGCCATCGCCGACGAGATCGGCGTCGACCACGATGACCTCGCCTGCGGGGTGCTCGCCCGGTTCGTACTCGAGATCCCGGCCCTCGCTCGCGGCCGGCAGGACCGCCGGGCCGCCGTCGAGGCCATCTTCGACATCCTCGCCCACGGCTGGGAACCGCCGGGCGAGCCGCCCGCGCCCCGTACCGGGCGGGGCGGCGCTCAGGGCCGTTCTGACGGATCTCCGCGGTAG
- a CDS encoding FAD-dependent oxidoreductase, with protein sequence MTSPAPAHARISVIGAGPGGLTCARILQRHGMDVTVHDRDPGPDARNQGGTLDLHADNGQIALREAGLLDEFFALSRPEGQEMRHWDPSGTLTGHHIPAAGELFKPEIDRGQLRDLLLDSLHPGTVRWGHALDTVSGPADGPRRLHFANGTTIETDLVIGADGAFSRVRPAVSPAVPEYTGVGFLEAWFSDVENRHPDIAELVGPGSAAAADGDRGLFAQRNSGNHIRVYIIRRVPADWLTRSGLTADDTDGIRALLLEEYAHWSPRMRRMLTDNEGPYVDRPLFALPVPHTWAPNPTVTLLGDAAHLMPPLGVGVNLAMLDAAELALALANAATVDDAIRTYEKTMLPRSTETAKALEGGAEHLLSTDVPDFGHDA encoded by the coding sequence ATGACCTCTCCCGCACCCGCCCACGCCCGCATCAGCGTCATCGGCGCCGGACCCGGCGGACTGACCTGCGCCCGCATCCTCCAGCGACACGGCATGGACGTCACCGTCCACGACCGCGACCCGGGCCCCGACGCACGCAACCAGGGCGGCACCCTCGACCTGCACGCCGACAACGGCCAGATCGCCCTGCGCGAGGCCGGTCTGCTCGACGAGTTCTTCGCACTGTCCCGCCCCGAGGGGCAGGAAATGCGCCACTGGGACCCCTCCGGCACGCTGACGGGACATCACATACCGGCGGCCGGTGAGCTCTTCAAGCCGGAGATCGACCGCGGCCAGCTGCGCGACCTGCTGCTCGACTCCCTCCACCCGGGAACCGTGCGCTGGGGCCACGCCCTCGACACCGTCAGCGGGCCCGCCGACGGGCCGCGGCGGTTGCACTTCGCGAACGGTACGACCATCGAGACCGATCTGGTCATCGGCGCCGACGGCGCGTTCTCCCGGGTGCGCCCGGCGGTGTCCCCCGCCGTCCCCGAGTACACCGGGGTGGGCTTCCTGGAGGCGTGGTTCTCCGACGTCGAGAACCGGCACCCCGACATCGCCGAACTGGTCGGTCCGGGCAGCGCCGCCGCGGCCGACGGCGACCGGGGCCTGTTCGCCCAGCGCAACAGCGGAAACCACATCCGCGTCTACATCATCCGGCGAGTCCCGGCCGACTGGCTCACCAGGAGCGGCCTGACCGCCGACGACACCGACGGCATCCGCGCCCTGCTCCTCGAGGAGTACGCCCACTGGTCGCCCCGGATGCGCCGGATGCTCACCGACAACGAAGGTCCCTACGTCGACCGCCCGCTGTTCGCCCTCCCGGTCCCGCACACCTGGGCGCCCAACCCGACGGTGACCCTGCTCGGCGACGCCGCCCACCTCATGCCCCCGCTGGGCGTCGGCGTCAACCTCGCCATGCTCGACGCCGCCGAACTCGCCCTCGCGCTCGCGAACGCCGCCACGGTCGACGACGCCATCCGCACCTACGAGAAGACCATGCTCCCCCGCTCCACCGAGACGGCCAAGGCCCTCGAAGGCGGCGCCGAGCACCTGCTGTCCACCGACGTACCCGACTTCGGCCACGACGCCTAG